Within Vicia villosa cultivar HV-30 ecotype Madison, WI linkage group LG1, Vvil1.0, whole genome shotgun sequence, the genomic segment AAtagaatgaagaaaaaaaaagtaaaaaaattggaCAAATGAACTATTTATATAAGAATATTTTGACCAAAAGTGATAAAATATTGGAATAGAGGATAAATGTTAGGGCACGGGCTAAATTTTTTCCTTGAATATATCATATAGAAGCCCATATTACAAACATGTAAGCCCAATGTAAAATATACAAACCTTGctaataaaaaaataagataaaataaagtatttCGAAAATATCTGTCGTTGTATTTTTACAATCTATCTATCCCCAAATCCATCATAAAACCCTCACACTACTTGAAACATTTTCATTTCTACATATCTACACCCTTATCCACAAACAACCACAGAGCGTTCTACACTTCCTTTCTCTCCCAATTTTCAGATATGTCTATCACTTCCTTCAAATCCCTCACAATGGCCGAATCATGTTTACTCTCCCAACCCTCCCTCTTCTACTCCAAAACCAAATCCCCATTCATCTCCAACTCCGCCAAGtccttcaaaattcaaaaccctacGTATAACTCTTCTAGGGTTTCACACTCTCTTTCCCTCAGTACTGGAAAGAGAAGAACCCGTTACTCTTCGTTGCTGACGTTTGTGGCTCAGACTTCGGATTGGGCTCAGCAGGAAGAGAAGGAAGATGGAGATACATGGGAGAATCAAGGTGAGCCTAAGTGGGGAAGTGAGACCGAAAGCAATGATGGTGATGGTGAGGTTGGGGGTTTCGGGGAGGTAGCGTCGGAGGAATTGAAGATTTTTGTTGGGAATTTGCCGTTTGATGTTGATAGTGAGAGATTGGCTGGGCTTTTTGAACAGACTCCCGGGACTGTTGAGGTTGCTGAGgtgagttttgaattttttttgtgttaATTGAAAATATTTGTAGATTGTGTAGTTGTGTGGTATTGATGTTATGTTATGGTTGAGGATAGTATGGATTTgttgtgatgttgttgttgttgagatttgtTAGATGTTTGTTTTGCGGTTTGTGATTTATAAGGTTGTGTTGTGGTTTGTTTCAGGTGATTTATAACAGGGAAACTGACAGAAGTCGTGGATTTGGATTTGTGACGATGAGTACTGCTGATGAAGTTGAGAGGGCTGTGAACAAGTACAGTGGCTATGTAAGTTTTTCTCTTTATGTATGTTTCTGTGTGACTGATTCTGTGCTGTGCTATAAAGGATGGACACCGTAAACATGAGACTTGACATGTTGAAAcgtgtaataatttgaaaaaatgaagtaATTTAACGTAATCACAAGTGTGTCACCTCAATCATAAGAGATTCGTCTCAGGAACGGTTGTAAATTACATAATTTTTCTTCTGACATAATGAGATTGctctttgtatattttttttgttcTAACAATGCTTCAAGAATGAAGGTGTTAATATTGGTAGAAATGCTTAATATTGTAATCATTTGTTTTTTCATCATAACATTTGATGATTTGATTATCTACTTGCTAATGTATCTATTCATGTCTTCAATTGGGACCTCCATGCACTTTTATGAGTTTATTTTGTTAATACATATTTTTCTGCCGAACAGAATAATAACCAAGTCTTTGAAATATTTCTTCTATCACTTTGTTCGAATATGGAAGTCTTTCGTGTTTTggtttttctcttttttccaaACAAGTGAATGTAGAAAAGTACATGAAGCAATCCATGTATAATTAATATTTCTACTCTAATTTCTCTTTTGtggtttttgttgtttatttggATCTAATTCACCCTTCGTATGACAGGAACTAGATGGAAGATTGTTGACAGTTAATAAAGCCGCTCCAAGAGGAGGACCAAGACCAGAGCGCCCACCACGTGCCTATGATTCCGCTCTACGAATCTATGTTGGTAACTTGCCATGGGATGTTGACAATGGTCGCTTGGAGCAACTTTTCAGCGAACATGGTAAGGTTGATAGTGCTCGTGTAGTCTATGACAGAGACACCGGCCGATCACGTGGGTTTGGCTTTGTTACAATGACCGATGAAGCTGAAATGAATGATGCCATTGCTGCTCTTGACGGTCAGGTATGTCTGAAGTAATTTCGTACTTGATCATTGGTAACATATAACATGTTTGAATCATTACAAGGATTACATGTATGATTAATTTCTCGATATTGCAGAGCTTGAACGGGAGGGCGATCAGAGTGAATGTTGCTGAGGAAAGGCCTAGGCGTAACTTCTGAGTTTAAGAAATTTTCACTTTTAAAGTGAGTGTTGTTGCCTGATTTCTCTTTTTTAACGGCTAAGGATacaatttcaattttttgtttaattttcaaaTGTTCTTTTTTTGTCAGCTGGTGTCATCTTAGATTTGAATATTTAATGTAAAAGTAATCGTCTTTTAGAATAAATATTCTGATAAAGTATTTGCCTATTTATAAAGTAAGTTTAAATTGTATTATTTTGATTGTCACCTAGCATAATTTGAATGTTATCATCTAATATTGAAGTCGGCCAATTAATTGCTAGAGCAATTACATAGCCTTATTACTTTTGTCCTATGTTTTAATTTTTCTCTCAACTATTTGAGAATGAAAATATCATAATCATTCGTAACTAATTTACTTTGTTGATATTCCCTACAATATTAAGAAAATTAAGAATGAAAGCAAATTGATTATGAACGGTAATAATCTTTTCATTGAAATTTTTAGTATAGTGCGAAGTGTCTACCTGTAACTAAAccaagagagaaaattattccaaACAAAATTCTCTCCACTACCATGCCATATCAACAGAATATAGAAACAACCTAAAACAAAGAGCATGCTGAAGAAGAAAAACTGAGATAAAAGAAACAAGGTTATAACATCACCATAATACTTTATATAACATGAATACTTAACAAGAGTTCAATATTAGCATTGGATTTGGTCTTTGATTAAGGCTCTTTTTTGCATTTTGAAGAGTTACTATGGATAATGTGATTTCAACTTTGTCAAAATATCGGCCTTGATGAATGTTTGTGGTGAATTATTGACAATTTCACATTGCACCTTTATACTATGGAGTGCATTTTTGGAAATTTAAAAATACTCTTGAGTGAAATTAGAGATACATACTACTTATTTTGATTTATATCAATTTCTCAACATAAATGAAAAATGGTTTCAATTCCATCAAATAAATTATATgttcaataaatatatataaatgtctAGTAAATTATATACGGTTTCaagaaatatttatatattttcaaaataattattattctttATACAAAATTACAAATCAACCCATAATAATTATGTgtgtatttatataaaatatatttttatatagtgAAACAAATGATATATTCAGAGACACATCTCCAAATTAACTTTTGATTTGATGAATTTAGAGATGCATCTTTgtattaaatttttgtaaaaaaggaGATTTAGTGCGTCCGAAGATGTATCTTTAAAAATATGGAGTATTTTTGGAATTTCACCAAGGACTTTGGAGAAGGCATAAGGGTGCAACGAGAaattgtcaatttttttttacaactgCCATGGCCAATTTAAGAGGACCGCAGGGCCATTGCATTTTATTATGGGTTCAAATGGCATATTTGTTACCTTCTGCCATGCCCATGACGTAATGTCCACCATGAATAGGATTGTTAATATCTCCGGATTAGCCCTACATTGATTGTGTTTATTTTGCAACTCAATGAATAAATCAAAAGTGCATTTTCGATTTTGTCAAGCGGGAAATTGAATAAAACACCACCatgcttttattttataaatgAGTAATTCACAAGTACAATTCAGGATTTGTCAAGTAAGAAACTAAATAAAACACCACCTTGCATGTATGCTTCACTCATGATCATACTATAATTGTTCTCCAAACCCTATCAAAACCCCCTTCCATGCTAAATTAAGTTTTTTACTTTAAAACGATATTCCTCGATTTTTTCACATCAAAAGGAACAAAAGAAGCTGAAACTTAAGGTAATGTACATGTATTTCCTTCCTCATTACTGGCAAGAATTcggtttttggtttgaaaaaaaatgaattttgtgTCTGAAAGTGTATCTCCAGATTATTGTTGAATGTAATACGAAAATGTATTTTTCAGATTATTATAATGTTGaatttggtttttaatttttatctatTATGACCGGCCTTTGATGTGGTGCACTTTGACGTTGTCCACAAAGTTATTGTGTTTATGTTGATGTAGATGTTGGTAAGTAATTTACGAATGACCAGGAGTTTGCTGTTCGTGAATATATGCTACAACGGATCCGCAAGGAAGTTACAAAATTAGGGTTCAGTGTTGTAGCCGGGAGGTCATGCATTACTTTATAGGTATCACATGACAAAAAATATGACTTAAGTCTGCAATAGAGACCAAACAAATCAAAGGCGGGGATGGGAAAATAGTTAAAGCTGGTTTGATATTGAAAAACACAATGGATGTCTGGAATGACAAAGTTCAATGGGTTGAACTATGCTGATTGGTCTGAAAAGATTCAGTTTCAACTGGGTGTTGTGGACTTAGACGTGACATTAATAATGAATGAGAAGCCTGCTGCCATTACAAAGGACAATATGGAAGATGAAAGCTCTCTTTTTGAGGCTTGGGAAAGGTCTAACAGGTTGTCTTTGAACTTGATGAGAATGACAATGGCTGAAAATGTTAAGCCATCTATACCCAACCCTGAAAACGCAAAGGAATTTATGAAAAATGTGAAAGAGTATTCAAGTTCTAAAATTACTGATAAATCTGTTGTGGGAAATTTGATGAGTGAGTTGACGACTAAAAAGTTTGAATGGTCTCAACCCAGTCATGATCATGTGACTCAAGTGGGAAATTTGGCAGCAAAGTTGAAGTCCTTAGGTATGGATgtgaatgaatattttcctgtACACTTTATAATTAGCTCGCTTCGTCTTGAGTTTAGACAGTTCCAAGTGAATTACATCACCATCAAAGAGAATGGAACTTTAAAATAATTAAGGCCATGTTGGTTCAAGAAGAAGGGGGCTaaagaagatgaaatattattctATTCATCTCACAACTCATGATGGAGCCAGTTGAAGTAAGGTCAAGCCCAAAAAGAAGGACAAGAAAAAGGGAAAAGCTCCTTTAAAGGTTAATGAGGGTAGAGTCCAAAAGGGAAAGAAGTGTTATTTCTGTAAGGAAAACAAAAATCTCAAGAAGGATTGTCCTAAAAGGAATATGTGGTTCGAAAAGAAAGGTATGTTTTATGTTTccataaattttaaatcaaatcttATAGAAGTACCAAATAATACTTGGTGGCTTGATTCGGGTGCGACTACTCATGTGTCACATATTATGCAAGGATTCCTTTCGATCCAAACCATAAAAAGAAGTGAATAATTTCTTTATATTGGAAACTGAATGAAGGCATGAATAGAGGGAATTGGGACGTACAAATTGGTCTTGGATACTGGATATCACATAGATCAGAAAAGTTGTCTTTATGTACCTGAATGTGCTAGGAATTTAATTTTTGTTGCAAAGTTAGATggattgaattttaattttaggaCTGGAAACAATGTATCCACTTTGTTTAAATATTCATAATATTATAGTTCTGGTATTTTAGTTGATGTTTTATATCGTTTTAATCTTGATGTTAATTTTAAAGAATCTCTATTTAATATTGAACATATTGTTGGTAGTAAGCGAAGTATAAATAATGAGAGTTTCGCTTATTTGTGGCATCAAAGGTTAGGTCACATATTTAAAGAAAGAGTAATGAGGTTAATGAAAGGTGAAATATCACCTCAATTAGATTTTGGTGACTGAAATATATGTTTGGATTGCATTAAAGGAAAACATTCCATACAAATATCTAAGAATCCGTCTACAAGAAGTAGTGAATTTCTTGAATTCATACACACTGGTATTTGTGGTTCCTTCGACGTCCCTTCTTGGGGAGGAGAAAAGTATATTCCACTTCTATTGATGACTTCTCATGTTATTGTTTATTGTATTTATTGCACGAAAAATCTCAATCAGTGGACATGCTAAAAGTATTCATTGATGAGGTGGAAAGGCAATTAGATAAAAAAAGTAAAGATAGTGAGGTCTGATAAAGGTGGTGAGTATTATGGAAAATATAATGAGAAGGGACAATGCCCAGGTCCATTTGCATAGTTTCTCGAAAGTCGTGGCATATGTGCATAATATACTCTCCCTAGCataccacaacaaaatggtgtggctgAAAAGCGGAATCATACTGTCTTTAATATGGTTAGCTCAATATTAAATTATAGCAATACTCTATTATCATTGTGGACCTATGCATTAAGGACCATTGTGTATTTGATTAATAGGATTCCTAGCAAGGCAGTTtctaagactccttatgaattatggacaTAAATGAAACCTAGTTTAAGACATCTTCATGTTTGGGGATGCCAAGCTGAAGTAAGGGTGTATAATTCACATGAAAAAACTTGATGCAAGAACCATTAGTGGTTTTTTTATTGGGTATTCTGAAAAATCAAAAGGGTATAGATTTTGTTGTCCTGATCATAGTATGCGAATAATTGAGTCTAGTAATGCTCGATTTATTGAAAATGGTCAATTAAGTGGGAGTGAAAAATCACGTAAAGTGGATACTATGGAGACTCGTGGAGAATCTTATTCACCTAAAACATCTTCTCAGGTTGTTGTCGTCGTGGTACCGTCATACAACACATATGGACAAAAAATTAAtattcaaaactcacaaaataaACATATAGTTGATGAACCAGTTGACAATGTACAAGTCACAAATGAGCAAGAACAAGTGATTGAAGAAACACAAGAAATAGCAGTAAGAAGGTCTGAAAGGCAAAGAAGACCAactatttcaaaatattatgttatttattcacATGAACATGATCCAGTCTCATTTAAACATGCCATGGAAAGTGACAAATTTGAAAATTGGATCAATGCTATGaaataaaagttaaaatcaaTGGGTGACAATAATCTATGGGATCTAGTTAAGTTTCCTAAAGGTTCTAAACGAGTTGGTTGTAAATGGGTCTTTAAGAAAAAACGAGACTCGAAAGGCAATATTGAAAGATATAAAGCTAAACTTTTTGCCAAAGGTTTTACTAAAAAAGATGGTGTtaattacaaagaaactttttctccTATTTCAAAGAAGGACTCTTTGAGAATTGTTTTAGCTTTGGTGGATCATTATGACTTAGAGCTTcaccaaatggatgtgaagaccgcCTTTCTAAATGGTGACTCAGAGGAAGAAGTGTATATGGCTCAACCTGAAGGTTTTGTTActacaagaaaataaaatttagtgtGTAAATTAAAAAAGTCAATATGTGGACTAAAGCAAGCTTCAATACAATGGTATCTTAAATTTAACAATACATGTCATATGATTTTGTAGAGAATACTGTAGATCAGTGTATCTATATGAAGGTCAGTGGGAGCAAATTCATAATTTTAGtcttatatgttgatgatattttatTTGATGCCAATGATTTTGCTTTGTTAAATGATGTAAAGAAGTCTCTCTACAATAAATTTGAAATGAAGAATATGTGTGAGGTATCGTATGTGATAGGAATAGAAATATTTCGTAATAGATCACAAGGACTATTGGGATTTTCTTAGAAAgcctatataaataaaatattatagagATTCAGAATGGATAAATGCTATGCATGGATAATTCATATTCAGAAAGGGGATAAGTTTAGTCAAATCCAATGTCCCAAAAAAGAATTATAACAAAAAGAAATGGAGTCTATTTCCTGGGCATCAATGGTTGGGATCTTAATGTGTGCCCAAACATGTACCCGACCGAATATTAGTTTTACTGTTGGTATGTAGGTTAATATTAAAGTAATTCTGGAATGGATCACTAGAAAGCTGCAGAGAAATTTCTTAGGTACTTACAAAGAACTGAAGATTACATGCCCACATATAGAAGATCAGATCATCTTGAAGTGGTTGGCTACTCGGATTCAGACTTTGGATGATGTGCGGACTCAAGAAATATCCATATTTGGGTATGTTTTTCTTCTGGCTGGAGGAGCAATATCATGGAAGAGTGGAAAGCAGACCATCATTGCTAATTCTACTATGGAGACAAAATTTGTGGCATGCTTTGAGGCTACAATTCAATCATTGTGGTTGTGGAACTTTATCTTAGGGCTTGGTATTGCCGACAGTATATCCAGGCCGTTAAGAATTTATTGTGATGATTCTGTAGCTGTCTTCTTCTCAAAGAATGCTAAATATTCCAAAGGTGCTAAACACATGGAACTGAAGTACTTATTAGTGATAGAAGAAGTGCATAAACAAAAGGTGCCATTTGAACATATTGGTACAAATTTAATGATAGTGGATCCGTTAATTAAAGGTTTACTATCCAAGATATTTGTTGGCCATGTAGAAAGGATGAGCATTATGTAAAAGTCCTtgttaacattatatatatatatatatatatatatatatatatatatatatatatatatatatatatatatatatatatatatgggagcatatcaagtgagagcatttttaaatgagagataagaggaagaaatatcaatcattggattcatcaagaaagaTAATGTTGATACATTAATGAGGTTATTAATTTATCTCTCtcgatgaatccaatggttgatatttcttcctctcatctctcatttaaaaatgctctcacttgatatgctcccatatatatatatatatatatatatatatatatatatatatatatatatatatatatatatatatatatatatatatatatataaggagggatat encodes:
- the LOC131627724 gene encoding uncharacterized protein LOC131627724; translated protein: MTKFNGLNYADWSEKIQFQLGVVDLDVTLIMNEKPAAITKDNMEDESSLFEAWERSNRLSLNLMRMTMAENVKPSIPNPENAKEFMKNVKEYSSSKITDKSVVGNLMSELTTKKFEWSQPSHDHVTQVGNLAAKLKSLGMDVNEYFPVHFIISSLRLEFRQFQVNYITIKENGTLK
- the LOC131636709 gene encoding 28 kDa ribonucleoprotein, chloroplastic-like, whose protein sequence is MSITSFKSLTMAESCLLSQPSLFYSKTKSPFISNSAKSFKIQNPTYNSSRVSHSLSLSTGKRRTRYSSLLTFVAQTSDWAQQEEKEDGDTWENQGEPKWGSETESNDGDGEVGGFGEVASEELKIFVGNLPFDVDSERLAGLFEQTPGTVEVAEVIYNRETDRSRGFGFVTMSTADEVERAVNKYSGYELDGRLLTVNKAAPRGGPRPERPPRAYDSALRIYVGNLPWDVDNGRLEQLFSEHGKVDSARVVYDRDTGRSRGFGFVTMTDEAEMNDAIAALDGQSLNGRAIRVNVAEERPRRNF